The Agromyces atrinae genome window below encodes:
- the hutH gene encoding histidine ammonia-lyase → MREDQHASSVIVGSGALSIAEVVAVARHDARVELDPAALDSVAASRLVVEGLAADPEPHYGISTGFGALATTFIDPTRRTQLQASLVRSHAAGSGDEVEREVIRALQLLRLSTLMTARTGARREVAETYAAMLNADITPRVFEYGSLGCSGDLAPLAHVALAAMGEGEVRVGGSLTPASAALDDAGIAPLVLAEKEGLALINGTDGMLGMLALAIDDLHALLTTADIAAAMSVEGLLGTDAVFAADLHRLRPQAGQAVSAANLRALLAGSPVVASHRGPECTRVQDAYSLRCAPQVHGAARDTLAHASSVADAELASAVDNPVLTLDGRVESNGNFHGAPVGYVLDFLAIAVADVASMSERRTDRFLDRARNQGLPPFLAHEVGVDSGLMIAQYTAAGIVSELKRLAAPASVDSIPSSAMQEDHVSMGWAAARKLRRAIDGLTRVLAIEVMTAARGLQLRAPLAPAAATGAVVALVAETGAVPGPDRFLAPEIEAVTGLVRSRAVRDVAEQAAGALG, encoded by the coding sequence ATGCGAGAAGATCAGCACGCGTCATCCGTCATCGTCGGCAGCGGAGCCCTGTCGATCGCCGAGGTCGTCGCCGTCGCGCGGCACGACGCGCGCGTCGAGCTCGATCCCGCGGCACTCGACTCCGTCGCCGCGAGCCGCCTCGTCGTCGAGGGCCTCGCGGCCGATCCCGAGCCGCACTACGGGATCTCGACGGGCTTCGGCGCCCTCGCGACGACGTTCATCGATCCGACCCGGCGCACCCAGCTGCAGGCGAGCCTCGTGCGGTCGCACGCCGCGGGCTCGGGCGACGAGGTCGAGCGCGAGGTGATCCGGGCCCTGCAGCTGCTGCGCCTCTCTACGCTCATGACGGCACGCACGGGCGCGCGCCGCGAGGTCGCCGAGACGTACGCCGCCATGCTCAACGCCGACATCACGCCGCGCGTCTTCGAGTACGGATCGCTCGGCTGCTCGGGCGATCTCGCCCCGCTCGCGCACGTCGCCCTCGCGGCGATGGGTGAGGGAGAGGTGCGCGTCGGCGGGTCGCTGACACCGGCATCCGCGGCCCTCGACGACGCCGGCATCGCGCCCCTCGTGCTCGCCGAGAAGGAGGGCCTCGCGCTCATCAACGGCACCGACGGCATGCTCGGCATGCTCGCCCTCGCGATCGACGACCTGCACGCGCTGCTCACGACGGCCGACATCGCGGCCGCGATGAGCGTCGAAGGGCTGCTCGGAACGGATGCCGTCTTCGCCGCAGACCTGCACCGACTGCGACCTCAGGCGGGTCAGGCCGTGTCGGCCGCGAACCTCCGCGCCCTGCTCGCCGGTTCGCCCGTCGTCGCGAGCCACCGCGGCCCGGAGTGCACCCGCGTGCAGGACGCCTACTCGCTGCGGTGCGCACCGCAGGTGCACGGTGCTGCCCGCGACACGCTCGCGCACGCGTCATCCGTCGCCGATGCCGAGCTCGCGAGCGCCGTCGACAACCCCGTGCTGACCCTCGACGGGCGCGTCGAATCGAACGGCAACTTCCACGGAGCGCCCGTCGGCTACGTGCTCGACTTCCTCGCGATCGCCGTCGCCGACGTCGCGAGCATGTCGGAGCGACGCACCGACCGGTTCCTCGACCGCGCGCGCAACCAGGGGCTGCCGCCGTTCCTCGCGCACGAGGTCGGCGTCGACTCGGGCCTCATGATCGCGCAGTACACGGCCGCGGGCATCGTGTCGGAGCTGAAGCGCCTCGCGGCTCCCGCGTCCGTCGACTCGATCCCGTCGTCGGCCATGCAGGAGGACCACGTGTCGATGGGCTGGGCCGCGGCACGGAAGCTCCGCCGCGCGATCGACGGCCTCACGCGCGTGCTCGCGATCGAGGTCATGACCGCGGCGCGCGGGTTGCAGCTGCGCGCTCCGCTCGCGCCGGCCGCGGCGACGGGTGCGGTCGTCGCGCTCGTCGCGGAGACGGGCGCGGTGCCCGGGCCCGACCGGTTCCTTGCGCCCGAGATCGAGGCCGTGACGGGTCTCGTGCGCTCGCGCGCGGTGCGGGATGTCGCGGAGCAGGCCGCGGGCGCGCTGGGGTGA